The DNA segment CTCCAGGAAAGAGGGTGTgggcaggaggaaaagaggaggaagggtgACAGTGAGGACAGAGGGACAGccaaggggagaaggagagaactAAGGACAGCCATTCGCACCACGACTTCTTGCAGGTAGAGCTCCCCCCACACCCCTGGAGTAGGGGGACCTGGCTGCTCACTTGCTGCCTCCTCCACCACCGCCTGCTGCCACCTTCTCAAAATCTTCCGCGTTGCAGAACTCCTTGATGGTGACAGTGAGGAGGTTGCTGGTGACATCTGTGACCACCACATTAGAGCAAGGGGACATCTCGGGACGCCAGTCGCCAGCCTCCTGCTCTGGatcagaagaggaaagggacAAGGAGGGTGTCTGCCCTCCACTGCACCCTCCTGGGGGCGAATGCTTGCTGGTGGCAGCCGACTCAGGTGGGATTGAGAGGTCAAGGACCTCTGATTCACGCCAGTCGGGGATGGCTGGGCTGAGGGTCTCAGGGAGCAACTTTGGAGGGGAATCATCTGGGTCAGAGGAGGAGTGGGGGGCAGGTGATGGACAGCCAGaagagctggagctgggggcATCATAGGGAGTGGAACCCATAATGATCCCACAGGAGGATGCCTGGGAGCCTTCGGCCTCCCCCTTGCCCTCCAGAGAGGGGGCAGGTGCAGCAGACGGTTTATTGTAGAGTGAAAAGGCGCCAAACTTCATGTGGCGGATCTGGGTGCGGAGGACGCTCTCGCTGAACTTTTTGCTCTTGCCGATGACACGGTTTCGGGATGGGATCTTAGGCCGAGCCAAGCCTCCGGCCCCGTTGGCTGGCTTCCCACCTTTGTCAATGACTTTGAGGTTGAGGATGATGCGGCTGCGCTTGGGCTCACGGGGTTTCACCTTACGGTTGATGATGCGGACGGTCTCCGAGAAGGGCGAGACAGGAGGACGgatcccagccccaccacccaCGCTCCCGCTGTTCTGGGGGTCTGGACGGGGCAGAGGACGCCGGGACATGCGGTGGCATCGACGGATATCTTTCTTGAGCCGATGTACTGCAGCGCTGGAGTGGAGCTTGGGAGAGGAAGTGCTGGAACCAGGCTTGACAGAAAAGTGTACATCCCCAATGTGGAGGGCCTCTGCCTGGGCCCGAGCCTGCGGTggtggggagagaaaaaaaaaaaaaatcagggtcAGAGACGCAGCCTAAGTACAGCCAATCTCAAATCTGTCATTGCTCACCTCAGGACCAGCACTTAACAGCAATGCCGCATTACATTTATACCCACGTTAATGCCAAGTACACGTACACACCTATGGACCATTGACAGCCATGGTACAGTCTCCAAGCAGGCATGGGGCGCCGCTTAGGTTTTTTGGGCAGCTAATTTATTCCCTACGCCCTCCTCCTGTCAACTTGTGCTTCCCTCAGGAGGAAACTGCCACCTTCCAGCGATGTTTCAGGGTTATGGTTAATGGTTTCCAAGAGCCTCTCTCAGTCATCATCAGCCAACCTGCACAACACTTCACTGTCAGCCAAACAACCAAGCATCCTCCTGGGCACCAAGGCCACGAGGGTTGCGTTTGCATGCAAAATTATGTACTAGTCCCAAGCCAGGGGGCTGTATCATGGTCATTCATAGAGGACCAGAaacaagggggaaaggaagaataatgCATCCagtttgcctttcctttcccacaACCAGACTCATCTGTTCTGGAAGGCAGAATAGAAGGGGGTCTTGAGGAACACAGATGGGAGGCAGGAGAAGGTGGTCTCACAGAGCTCTCTCAGCTAAACACAAGAAATGCAGAGATCTGAAGCTTAATTTTAACTAGAGACCACAAGCAAGTTGCTTatcagaggagggccacaaagacgatcagagggctgaagcacatCCCATACAAGaccaggctgagagatttgggcttgtttagcctacagcagagaaagctccagggagacctcatagcagccttccagtacttaaaggggctacaggaaagttggggagggactccttatcagggaatgcagggataagacaagaggtggcagttttaagctgaaagaaggcaaGATAGATTTAGGTCAGATATTACGAAGACCTTTTTTACTTCTCTGGTTGCCCAGAGTCATGGAAgagccatccctggaggtgttcaaagccaggtcatatgaggctttgagcaaacttTATCTAGCGGAAGAGGTctctgcccatcgcagggggcttggaatcttcaaggtcccttccaacccaaaccattgtatgattctgtgattatccTTACTCTGCTGTGGGCGCAAGGCCCAGTGTTTAAGGCCAGAGGCTATGCCACCTGGAATTAAAGTCAAGTTTAACTGCCTCTCCAAAGAAGAGATTGCCTTGTCCTTTAGAACATCACACTTGTCTGAAATCTACTAATGAAACAGAGCAGGAACAGCACTGGTTGAACTGCTTGGTGTCAGCACTCCCTGAGAAACAGGGCAGGGGAACAAGACTTTTAAGCTCTTCTGGTTCTTGAAGACAGTGCCAAAACCTGCCCTGGTTCATGCACcagagaaaggaatattttctggcagcaggaaaaacagttttgttggTAAGCTGAGGCAATATAACTGCCTTCCCCTGTGGGCAAGGAAAGCCAGAGCGTACTCTTAGATCACAGCTTATCAGAGCACAGTTGCTTGTGGACCTCAGCCTCCCACCCACAGCCCACTCCTTGCCCAAACAAACCCCCTTGTTCACTCCCTCTCAGCAGTGGTCAAGGGCAGAAGTCACCCAGGCGTGGAGGGGGCAGGAGAGCCCGCCTCTGATCACCCATCCAGTGAGCAGTTTCCCCCATCTCGTGGGCACAACAAGAACTGCAGTGCTAGAAGacagctgcttttcctccctAACTTTTCCATCCCGTTGCCCCCTAGCACACGCCAAGATCGCGATGGCTTCTTGCCAGCTAAGAGCTTAAGTACTCCAACACCATCTCCTTTGTCACCCTGAAGGCTGTGCCTCCTACCAGAGAAACgcctggggggaaaaaaaaaaaatgttcgTGTAAAGGCAAGGATCTAACAGATCTAATCGAGGGGCCCAGGCCGGTTCTTGCACAATAAGCTCaaagccctgctcctgcagaacTCTGATGTCACCCAGTGCCCCTCTTCTCCCATCGAGCTCCCTGCAGGAACTGCAGAAGCTCCTGAATGAGCAGGGAACAGAGATGTGAAGGCATTTTGTCCCTCTCTGGTTAACACTGGGTCCTGTAATGCAGTACTACTTGTACCCTGGCTTTAGAAGGACTGCAAGGTAAGgcttcctttcccacctgtgtgtGAATATACAGACTGAAGGCTCTAGACTTTGTCTCAGCTGACTGACAAAGAAACAAGGAGGGAGAACAGGACTGCCAAGTTAACCTTGGGCTGTACAGGGCTGTTTCACCTAGACCAACAGAAGCACTCCCAGCACAGACAAACAGCAATATGTCCTGCTGTAGCAGGAAGCACCCCAGTGTGCAGCTCGTTTCTCTTTCTTCAACCTTCCACGTTACTTCATGCCCTAAACTGTTCAAAAAATGAAGAGTTAGACACAGTTCCTGTCCCAGGCACCCTGCAGGCTggaacacagcagcagcacctgacGAACTCCCTGCACCACACATCAACTCTCCTCCTCCTACCCCAATGATCCACAGCTTAGAGACCCCCCCAGACTTCATCAGATCACAGGCCCAGACAGATACACATCTAGGGCTGTGCTTGCTCCCTCTTCCCCGGTCTCTCTGAAGCAGATGGCAGACACCAGGAGAAGCCACAGTTTGCTTTCTGACACTAGATAACAGCACAGCCTAGATTAACAATTATTCCTCCTCTCCATGCCCCTGGCCCCcactgccttcccttccccatcccagccagcctctccagcactgctgtTCTCATGCTTTGGGCTTCTCGCCAACCTACCACTGCTCAGTGGAGAACAAAGTGCAATACGAAGTCTGGTTCCAAAACACAGGACAGGGAAGCCAAGCAGAGTGTACAGACAAGCATGGGTAAAAATCCTTCATCCACAGCTTCAGCACATCCACAAGACACAGGCATCCTTCAGGGCCTTATGTGCTGCCAACACCACATCTTCTAGATTAACTCTCTACTCTGTAATCACCCCGTGGAGTGAGGAGTTCTgctccctctgtgcccccctGCTCGGAGTCAGGTCTAATTGCCGCCTGACAGTAGTACTGCCTTCCATCACCCACGTGAGAATGAAACAGGCCTCCCCTGCCGccgcttccccccccctccccgccccccacCATCGCCTGTGAGCTATGGTTGCCTTACACACATCACAATTCCTCAGCAAAGCTTCCCATCAACcacatgaaatgaaaagcagtaatGCTGGTATGGCCACTGCCTGGCCACTTCCATAGTGCTGCTGACTCTACTTTCTCAGCCTGTGCACATTAATGGGCTCCTGTCCCGTTTTCACAGAAACATCTTGGTTTTGTGCTTACACAGAAGCTATCACTGAGCCCTGGTCCACGGCTAGGACTTTCCCAGTGCACCAGAAACACTAGGTCTCATATTTACTATGTGTCTGTGTTTCCAGTTACTTCTCAGCTACTTCCTCAAGGCTGGAGCTGTATCCAACTCATGTTTCAGCTCCCTGCATTTATTAAATTCCAGTTTCAGTGGTCTCCAGGTAGACTGCATGCACCATCAACATTTTTGGCCAGATATCAAGACAGAGGGTAAGCTGGGACCCAAGAGTCCCCGTCCTCCCACAGGTGCTACACTGCTGTCCCCAGTGACCAGCTTCCAAAGAGCAATATGCAAATGTTCAGCTTACCTTGAGCTTGTTTTCCAGGTAAGGtttcaagaaaaatactatCAGAGGCTTTATCTAAGATCAGCCCCTAGAGGCCTCTCACTTGTGAAGCTCAGTATTCCTACAACAGGATCAGGTTTATCCAGGCATCAACTACATGAACTTGAGTCTCTTCCCTGCAGAGGACAGCATATTTTCTGGgctctccctctcctgcttccAACTTTAAATTAAGTAACTTGCTACCGTTGGTCTGGAGAAGACTCAGCATTCAGTTTTATCTGCTGGAAACTCAATTCTCCCTGCTACAGATCCATTACTCAATCACACTCATGAGCCATACAAGCATGAggtctttgaaaaacaaacccatttaATCCTTTCAGATGTGTCACCACAGTTTGCTACTTAACTCAGAAGTCTTCCAAATAGAAACCACCTCTctgggttttgctgttttcaccTGCAAGATTTGCTCACTGCTTTAGAGATACTCAGCGTGTATACAAAGTAATTCACTCTCTGCTTACAGCTCAGCCTACATCAGGATGCGGCTTCTGGAGGCTTGCTGCAGTGCTCTGTCACAAGAGCAAGGCAATTGCTAGGAttgcttcccttcccccccttctctTTTGGGATATGTATCACCTTTATTTAGCTTGTACAGCTTTCCCTCGTTGCCCCTGGGAACAAGTATATCTCCCCTGCTCCCTACTATTTCTGAATAAATGTCCCTCGAGGCTCAGCAAGCATATTTGTTCATTCATTCCCTTAACGCACTGAAGCACACAAGCACGTACATGGGCACGTGCTTAGAAAAGCCTCTCTTACCTGATTTGTATCAAAACCTCTGCAAttaggaagaagggaaaaaaaaaatccttgtaaGGCAATGGATTTCTGGTTAATAATTCCAAAATCAAGTAATTTCCAGTAGTGCTGCTGCACCCTAGTCGCACTACTCTCTCATAAATTACTGgttctgctttgtcttttattctCCACCTGCATTCCCACAGTCCTTGCTCCAAACAGCATTTGCAAGagctcttctttcccctttttggCTGCCATTCTGCCTTTTTATCGCcctctttcttctgcagtctTCCAAGTGACAAGGCAACAGCAAGCCAGTTCATAGCACAGCTCTCCCAAGCAACACTGCCATAAACTGAAGTTCCCCTACTGGATGGGGAACAAAATGCTACAAAGGGAAATGGTCTGTTTTCAAACCACTCGGGGATAATTTACGAACAGGGAGGAGATCAAAAGAAACTCAACTCTAACTTCAGAGTTCAAGAAAGGGCGAACCGACAGAACACCATGCTGCTCagcccctgcatccccccccTCTCCTGCTACGCCTCTCCTTTACTTCTTCCTCCCCATTAGCCTTCTCCAGTCTTTTCACCTAGGTATTTACAGCCACTCCGATGAGGGGTCTTTGCTACCCACCCACTGAGCTCACAGATGGGGCGCTCTCTCTTAACAGCACTTGCCAGACTTTATTAGATTAGCTGGCGAGTTTTGCATTCCTCTCAGTGGAGGGCCgagggaaaagcaaaataaaaagaccaAACCGAGCAGGAGTAAAGAGGAATATCACTATAGCACACACTGTGTCTCTTTCTAACCTCACACCAGCTTCCATTCTGACCTCCAGCTGAAGGGCCTGTCCTCAAGGACGACTTCTGCCAAACACCTAAGTAGTCAGGCAAGAGTCTTACACACAGCGCTGCCCATTTCAGACCAAGCACTACATTTTCCATACACTCCACACAACGCTCACGGCATACCAGCAGCCTCCCAAGAATTACAGCCTCCCGCCAAGCTTGATCTGAGCTGTGGGAAAGTTTGCCCCTAGTATGCAGAGGATAaagacccatttcctgcccaaAACTCTGCAGTTGAAGTTCGCAGTGGTCACCATCTTGATAGTGATATTACAAAGCCCGAACTGTAATTTCCCTTTACAGTCTGATCAAAAGGGCAAGTGTTAGGCAGCTCTCAGCAACCGGAGCCTGGCTTACAAAGGCAGCAGGTGGCTGAAGATGCAGCTTTTCAAAGCTTTCCCAAAGGCGTGGGCCACTAACCTGCTGGAATGCTTTCTGCAAATCCCCCTGGGTGCCTATCTGCAGCTTTTGAGAACTAATCCCAGGATAAACCTAGCCCCAACTGCAAACTAACACCCACACGCAAGCCAGCGGACTGAAGGGGTGTATTGGGGCACTTATTTCAATGCCTTGCTGAAGGCTTGGAAGCCTAAGTCTAAGCATtgatacacaaaaaaaatcctagcaAGCCACCGAATTGAGAGTAGGAGAGTCTACCAAAGCAGTCCCAGGCCAGACTCCTGCTTAAACATCACTGCATCCAGGCCTAATCTGTTCAGTTAACAGATCAAAAAGAATATTGTTCTAACTGCCAACTCCAAAGACTCCCTCTGAGATGCAAGAGTCAAATTTCTTCCCCTGCTTCTAAAATTCTCACTGGTAAGAGACTCTGCAGCTGAAAGTAGCTAAAACATCCTTAGCGATGCATGAGACCAAATCCCACTCATCCCACAGCGGCACCAGCAGAGGTCAAACACACATTTTCGGCAGGTCAGAAGAACGGACCAAGAGGCACATACCGCACAAGCTGTCATGCCGGTTGTGGTCACATTTCTAGCCATAGCTGCACTGCTAGTTGTTTGCTTGAACAGAGCTCAAACACCTTCAGATAGGGCTAGCTGAGATAGGGTTACTTCTTGCTGCCTAGTCCAGTGTGTTATTTTTAGGGCAGGATCCAAAGTCACAGAAAAACGGCAAGCAAGAGCACCAACATTTCCACCCGCTCTGCTTCCCAGAGCTGCAAAGCAAGCGGCAGTGGCAGTGCTCTGCCCCGCCAGCCTCTCCCACAAAGTGGCACCATCCTTCAGGAGAGCTCATCTCGCTCCCTATCGCGAGCCATCTTCCACAAAGTACCAAGCCAGCTACGCAAACCTACGGATTTACAGTAGCATTTAAGAAGCTGGCAGAAGGAACATGTGCCACAGAAACGTGTCAGGGATGTAATTCAAAGGATGCTGTTGAATAATTCAGGTTCCAAGTTTAGGGGGGGTTTAAAGGgcaagggaagaagaggaggaatgaGTGGGTTTTGAGTTTGggggctggttttgtttttttaaaggagcaAAAAACTGGCAGTGGATTTTGCTGTATCATATTCacaatcaaaaagaaaagagattgaTTATACACAGTAACGTTAAAAGCACAGTACAAATACTTCTCTAACACCGAACAACGTCAGGTGTTACAAATAccagtattttttaattcaagcaGAGAACTATTTTAAGCTGGTGGTTTCCCTTTAAGCATTCCTCTGCGTTGTTTGAAACCTAAACACAAGAGTTTCATTTAATGCATGACTGCCAGAAAGAGAAACACTAACTAGTTCAGTTTCTCTGAATAAAGGTAGGAGGTAGTAGACATCAGTTATGTTCGTGGCTCTCAGTCTGCAGATAAAGCAGtcttagcagaaaaataagcaacGACAGAGGACAGCTCCATCAGCAAGACTCTGAGGATTACTACAGTCCCCTGGGTTTTACTCAGAGCATCAGAATACGCTTGTTCCCACATTTCTTCCATGTGCTTCCATATGTCCTCTTAAAGCAGAGGACAGGTGACACCTTTCACCTCCTTCTGTTCTTTCCGGTGCTCACAGAGTTAAAGTGCTGCACTAACTAGAGTAAAGCTCCTGCCACTGTCAGGCAACGGGAAGCATTAACCTTTTTCACAGATGGAGAAACATGCACAAAGGCTAAATGACTTGCCTAAAGCCATAGGATGACATAGTGATAGCGATGCCTTACCACGGGGTCTAGCCCAGCTGTTCCAGGCTGTGAACTCCCTCATCTGTCTTAGTTGTACAGAGGTGTGTTGTAGTCCCACATTCATTTGAAGTCCGAGATTGAGATAGTTGGGAGAAGttgggggaaagaagggagcaAAGCAAGGAGTTTTGTCTGTAGACTAACAAATCCAGAGCTGCCATATCGATCATGCAGCTATCagatttcttaattaaaaaaaaaaaaagaagttaaaaaaaaatggcggggggggggaatgcATTAGAGACTACCTTCCCCCTTCCTCACTGCAAGCAAGTAGAGATGCTACGACTGTATGTTCTTGCAGAGATGCTGGGTCTTATCAGAGGGGAACTGGAAACTTCAGCTGCTTTCCTATGCAGAGGTGAAACgttccttccttccatccacCTACCTTCccaaaaaggcaaaaccaagcCTGCAGTTTATGGATCAAAATGTAAACCCTTCATGAAACTCTCATGGAGCGCCTACATCCTGAAACAGAACTGGAGGAGCACAGGTGGCAGTGTGACTCCCACTACAGCTGCCCAATTGCTCAGTGTGCCTCTAAGTTGTAGTGTGCGGGCTGGATGGAATAGGCTGCTGAAGGAAGACGGAGCAGGGCTGGCTAGCTCTCCACTGCGGCAGCAGAAGGCCATAAAGAGAGAGATGATATTGGAAAAAGAGATTGCAGCCTCATGGTGCACAACCACACGGTACCAACCATCCTGCTAGGGCAactgacacacacacatgcatccCTTCCCCCCACCCACTTTCCCATCAGTTTATCCCTCCATTCCCACAGCCAGGGAGGCAGACACAAGTGACTTGAAAGTCCAGTCCTTCCAAGCCCATGCACCATCGAGATTTGGAAGACATTTGGCTAAGGCCtaagttatttaaataatagTTACCTTCAGGAGAAAAGTTTTAGGCTTAGGTCCTCTTTTCTTGGGCCCATACAGCTCACGCTCTCGTTCCCTTAGGGAGTCAAATTTGTCAAGAA comes from the Cuculus canorus isolate bCucCan1 chromosome 1, bCucCan1.pri, whole genome shotgun sequence genome and includes:
- the CBX6 gene encoding chromobox protein homolog 6 isoform X1 → MELSAVGERVFAAESIIKRRIRKGRIEYLVKWKGWAIKYSTWEPEENILDSRLIAAFEQKERERELYGPKKRGPKPKTFLLKARAQAEALHIGDVHFSVKPGSSTSSPKLHSSAAVHRLKKDIRRCHRMSRRPLPRPDPQNSGSVGGGAGIRPPVSPFSETVRIINRKVKPREPKRSRIILNLKVIDKGGKPANGAGGLARPKIPSRNRVIGKSKKFSESVLRTQIRHMKFGAFSLYNKPSAAPAPSLEGKGEAEGSQASSCGIIMGSTPYDAPSSSSSGCPSPAPHSSSDPDDSPPKLLPETLSPAIPDWRESEVLDLSIPPESAATSKHSPPGGCSGGQTPSLSLSSSDPEQEAGDWRPEMSPCSNVVVTDVTSNLLTVTIKEFCNAEDFEKVAAGGGGGGSK
- the CBX6 gene encoding chromobox protein homolog 6 isoform X2; amino-acid sequence: MELSAVGERVFAAESIIKRRIRKGRIEYLVKWKGWAIKYSTWEPEENILDSRLIAAFEQKERERELYGPKKRGPKPKTFLLKPGSSTSSPKLHSSAAVHRLKKDIRRCHRMSRRPLPRPDPQNSGSVGGGAGIRPPVSPFSETVRIINRKVKPREPKRSRIILNLKVIDKGGKPANGAGGLARPKIPSRNRVIGKSKKFSESVLRTQIRHMKFGAFSLYNKPSAAPAPSLEGKGEAEGSQASSCGIIMGSTPYDAPSSSSSGCPSPAPHSSSDPDDSPPKLLPETLSPAIPDWRESEVLDLSIPPESAATSKHSPPGGCSGGQTPSLSLSSSDPEQEAGDWRPEMSPCSNVVVTDVTSNLLTVTIKEFCNAEDFEKVAAGGGGGGSK